ttcctGCAAGGATCTACGGGAAGGACGGGTGATTAATGAAGACTATGAAGAAAAGGTTTTATCCAGCAGATTAATTTCAACGGGTGTTTAAATCCTTAGCAGAGCTGGACAAGATGCTccgaggagcagctgggggggGCTCCCTGGGcaccttcccagcagggcacGGCATTCCAAACAGCCGTGCCCTGGATCCCAAGGCTCCATGTCCCCCCAGCAGGGCCTGCCTGCCCTTGTCTCCCTCAGGCACACCCGGGCTGCGGCTGCTCTCAGCAGCTTGGGTGGAATCATGTAGTGTTTTCCCAAAAAGAGGGAGTACCTGTTACCTTCCATGTGTGTTTTCCTCTGCAGAGACAGCcaaggagagcagcagaaggaaTCTGGTGTAGATGGAGGGTGACCGTTTCCAGCCTCCATGTTCAGGAGCAATGCTTTATCCAAACCTCCAGTTTGGGAGAAAAAGgtatttaatctttttttaatcCCTCAGGACTCAGACCTCTGAGCTGGAGCCCACCACCTCCCACATCCCATGGGACAAGacacaggcacagagggctgGTTTGCATCCAGCCCTTCCCTATATCCCAGGTGGGCTTTGCTGCCAGCTGCCTCTCCAGATCCATCCTGGAGGGAAGTGACCTGCAGCCTGCCGAGGTCCTGCAGGCTTTGGCTTGGAAAGGACCTTCAAGACCATCCAGTCCCAACCTCCtgctgggacactgggacaggcaggTGTGAAGCTGGAGCTGTCCCTGTCTCCCATCTCATCATCTGTGTAGTTACTCTCACTATAGAGAGTaactcccagcagctgcagagggaatGCTGTCCCTGACACGCAGGGTGTGGTTCTGAGCCCACAAGTCCCATTTATCCTCCTTACCAGTCCCTCCATCATGTGTCTGACAGAATTCCATTAGGGAGCTgctgtcctgtgctgtgtccaggcccatggcaggggctggaactgCCTGAGCTTTacggtcccttccagcccaaagcactGCAGGACTCCAGGATTCTGTACCCCCCCTCCCAGAGCGGtgctccaggagcaggtgaTGGCTCTGGACAACTGAGACCTACAGAAAATCGACACTGAAAGGAGCAATCACAGCAGCGTGGCTGCAGCTCTTCCCATTTCCCCTGGCAAACCTTCCCCCGGGACTGTGTGCACCTGACCCTAAACCTTCCCCATTTTCCAAGCCAATGCACTTGATGGGAACTcatctctgctctccccacGGCTTCCCTGGCATCCCCGGGGTGGGACACGGCCGCTTTCGGCTTGGCTGAACCCCCGACTCCATTTCACAGATTGCATTTGGGCTCTGCTTCCATTTGCTCCCATTCCTTGCAGCTCAGCAGACACCTCACCTACGGAACACTCTGTGCTCCTCAGGAAGACAGGGATTTATTTCCCTCGGTCTCCCTGTGGAGAACAGACCTGTGCTGGACACACAC
Above is a window of Lonchura striata isolate bLonStr1 chromosome Z, bLonStr1.mat, whole genome shotgun sequence DNA encoding:
- the LOC144248296 gene encoding uncharacterized protein LOC144248296, yielding MQKRSGRTLGRCFGQWDMFHSDIPAARASTPPEQSTQPWFDSAPVDPQRQPRRAAEGIWCRWRVTVSSLHVQEQCFIQTSSLGEKAQSTAGLQDSVPPLPERCSRSR